The following proteins are encoded in a genomic region of Salvelinus namaycush isolate Seneca chromosome 12, SaNama_1.0, whole genome shotgun sequence:
- the LOC120056565 gene encoding myotubularin-related protein 8-like isoform X1 — protein MEHILTPKVEEVKLLDRYTAKKPAIGTLYLTATHLIFVETSCNTRKETWMLHHLIATVEKLPLTAMGCPLHISCKNFHVAHFVISSERDCQNVHQSLVRLSQPGKVEELYAFLYNPKQDDDERRNGWGFIDSAMDFKRMGLPNEFWEMTDLNKNYELCSTYHSELGIPKTASKGTVFGSAKFRSRGRIPTLSYYHKESNAAICRCSQPLSGLSGRCVEDEEMLQAISRANPKSTFMYVVDTRPKLNAMANRAAGKGYENEDNYSNIRFQFVGIENIHVMRNSLQKLLEVCAMKSPTMSDYLTGLENSGWLRHIKAVMDAGVFLAKALAEDKASVLVHCSDGWDRTAQVCSLASILLDPFYRTIKGLMVLIEKEWISMGHKFTQRCGHVDGDPKEVSPVFTQFIECLWNLMEQYPCGFEYNEKYLLEIHNHVYSCQFGNFIGNCQREREEMRLYERTFSVWPFLWENRHQYRNPLHKCSLGREVLRPSTLPLNFKFWCGMYNHFDKGMQPKQSILDHLLTITQKKAEGEKKMTDLQRQLAVMDGVLADQGSPTGTPPEQTSLSPESVSHTAENAKPLMNGAAVEEAEIELVPTAGSEKMEPVAIEN, from the exons ATGGAGCACATTTTAACGCCAAAG GTGGAAGAAGTGAAATTGTTGGATCGATACACTGCAAAGAAGCCAGCCATTGGCACTCTCTATCTAACAGCAACCCATCTAATCTTTGTGGAGACCTCCTGTAACACTCGCAAGGAAACCTGG ATGTTACACCATCTCATAGCCACAGTAGAGAAACTCCCTCTTACAGCCATGGGATGCCCACTTCACATTTCCTGCAAGAATTTCCATGTGGCTCACTTTGTCATTTCCAGTGAGAGGGACTGCCAAAATGTTCATCAGTCCCTGGTCAGACTCTCCCAACCAG GGAAAGTGGAAGAGTTGTATGCTTTTCTTTACAACCCAAAACAAGATGATGATGAGAGAAGAAATGGTTGGGGCTTTATTGACTCAGCCATGGATTTCAAAAGAATGGGATTGCCCAATGAGTTTTGGGAAATGACAGACCTCAACAAGAACTATGAG CTTTGCAGCACATATCACTCAGAACTGGGCATTCCTAAAACCGCAAGCAAGGGCACAGTCTTTGGGAGTGCCAAATTCAGGAGCAGGGGGCGCATTCCTACTCTCTCCTACTACCACAAGGAAAGTAAT GCTGCCATTTGCCGCTGTAGCCAGCCCCTGTCCGGGTTAAGTGGTCGATGTGTAGAAGATGAGGAGATGCTACAGGCAATCAGCCGGGCTAATCCCAAAAGCACCTTCATGTATGTGGTGGATACCAGGCCTAAG TTGAATGCCATGGCCAATAGAGCAGCAGGGAAGGGATACGAGAATGAGGACAACTACTCAAACATCCGCTTTCAGTTTGTGGGCATTGAGAATATCCATGTCATGAGGAACAGTCTGCAGAAGCTTCTGGAAG TGTGTGCTATGAAGTCTCCAACAATGAGTGACTACTTGACGGGATTGGAGAATTCTGGTTGGCTGCGTCACATCAAGGCTGTGATGGATGCTGGAGTATTTCTTGCTAAG GCTTTGGCTGAGGATAAGGCTAGTGTGCTTGTACACTGCTCAGATGGCTGGGATCGCACAGCCCAGGTGTGTTCTCTGGCCAGCATCCTCTTGGACCCCTTCTATCGTACCATTAAGGGACTCATG GTTTTGATAGAAAAAGAATGGATATCTATGGGTCATAAATTCACGCAAAG gtgTGGGCATGTGGATGGGGATCCCAAGGAGGTGTCCCCTGTATTCACCCAGTTCATTGAATGTCTTTGGAATCTCATGGAGCAGTACCCCTGTGGATTTGAGTACAACGAGAAGTACCTTTTGGAAATCCACAACCATGTTTACTCCTGCCAGTTTGGAAATTTCATTGGCAACTGccaaagagagcgagaggagatgCG ACTTTATGAGAGGACCTTCTCCGTTTGGCCGTTTCTCTGGGAGAACCGCCATCAGTACAGAAATCCTCTGCACAAATGCTCATTAGGGAGGGAGGTTCTGAGGCCAAGCACATTGCCGTTGAATTTCAA GTTTTGGTGTGGCATGTATAATCATTTTGACAAGGGCATGCAGCCAAAGCAGTCCATTCTGGATCACCTGTTAACCATAACACAGAAAAAGGCAGAGGGTGAGAAGAAAATGACAGATCTCCAGAGA CAGTTGGCAGTCATGGATGGGGTTCTGGCAGATCAGGGCAGTCCAACAGGCACGCCACCTGAACAAACCTCTTTGTCTCCTGAATCGGTTAGCCACACAGCCGAAAATGCTAAACCACTCATGAATGGCGCTGCAGTGGAGGAGGCTGAAATAGAGTTGGTGCCTACTGCAGGGAGCGAGAAGATGGAACCAGTAGCTATAGAAAATTGA
- the LOC120056565 gene encoding myotubularin-related protein 8-like isoform X3, with protein sequence MLHHLIATVEKLPLTAMGCPLHISCKNFHVAHFVISSERDCQNVHQSLVRLSQPGKVEELYAFLYNPKQDDDERRNGWGFIDSAMDFKRMGLPNEFWEMTDLNKNYELCSTYHSELGIPKTASKGTVFGSAKFRSRGRIPTLSYYHKESNAAICRCSQPLSGLSGRCVEDEEMLQAISRANPKSTFMYVVDTRPKLNAMANRAAGKGYENEDNYSNIRFQFVGIENIHVMRNSLQKLLEVCAMKSPTMSDYLTGLENSGWLRHIKAVMDAGVFLAKALAEDKASVLVHCSDGWDRTAQVCSLASILLDPFYRTIKGLMVLIEKEWISMGHKFTQRCGHVDGDPKEVSPVFTQFIECLWNLMEQYPCGFEYNEKYLLEIHNHVYSCQFGNFIGNCQREREEMRLYERTFSVWPFLWENRHQYRNPLHKCSLGREVLRPSTLPLNFKFWCGMYNHFDKGMQPKQSILDHLLTITQKKAEGEKKMTDLQRQLAVMDGVLADQGSPTGTPPEQTSLSPESVSHTAENAKPLMNGAAVEEAEIELVPTAGSEKMEPVAIEN encoded by the exons ATGTTACACCATCTCATAGCCACAGTAGAGAAACTCCCTCTTACAGCCATGGGATGCCCACTTCACATTTCCTGCAAGAATTTCCATGTGGCTCACTTTGTCATTTCCAGTGAGAGGGACTGCCAAAATGTTCATCAGTCCCTGGTCAGACTCTCCCAACCAG GGAAAGTGGAAGAGTTGTATGCTTTTCTTTACAACCCAAAACAAGATGATGATGAGAGAAGAAATGGTTGGGGCTTTATTGACTCAGCCATGGATTTCAAAAGAATGGGATTGCCCAATGAGTTTTGGGAAATGACAGACCTCAACAAGAACTATGAG CTTTGCAGCACATATCACTCAGAACTGGGCATTCCTAAAACCGCAAGCAAGGGCACAGTCTTTGGGAGTGCCAAATTCAGGAGCAGGGGGCGCATTCCTACTCTCTCCTACTACCACAAGGAAAGTAAT GCTGCCATTTGCCGCTGTAGCCAGCCCCTGTCCGGGTTAAGTGGTCGATGTGTAGAAGATGAGGAGATGCTACAGGCAATCAGCCGGGCTAATCCCAAAAGCACCTTCATGTATGTGGTGGATACCAGGCCTAAG TTGAATGCCATGGCCAATAGAGCAGCAGGGAAGGGATACGAGAATGAGGACAACTACTCAAACATCCGCTTTCAGTTTGTGGGCATTGAGAATATCCATGTCATGAGGAACAGTCTGCAGAAGCTTCTGGAAG TGTGTGCTATGAAGTCTCCAACAATGAGTGACTACTTGACGGGATTGGAGAATTCTGGTTGGCTGCGTCACATCAAGGCTGTGATGGATGCTGGAGTATTTCTTGCTAAG GCTTTGGCTGAGGATAAGGCTAGTGTGCTTGTACACTGCTCAGATGGCTGGGATCGCACAGCCCAGGTGTGTTCTCTGGCCAGCATCCTCTTGGACCCCTTCTATCGTACCATTAAGGGACTCATG GTTTTGATAGAAAAAGAATGGATATCTATGGGTCATAAATTCACGCAAAG gtgTGGGCATGTGGATGGGGATCCCAAGGAGGTGTCCCCTGTATTCACCCAGTTCATTGAATGTCTTTGGAATCTCATGGAGCAGTACCCCTGTGGATTTGAGTACAACGAGAAGTACCTTTTGGAAATCCACAACCATGTTTACTCCTGCCAGTTTGGAAATTTCATTGGCAACTGccaaagagagcgagaggagatgCG ACTTTATGAGAGGACCTTCTCCGTTTGGCCGTTTCTCTGGGAGAACCGCCATCAGTACAGAAATCCTCTGCACAAATGCTCATTAGGGAGGGAGGTTCTGAGGCCAAGCACATTGCCGTTGAATTTCAA GTTTTGGTGTGGCATGTATAATCATTTTGACAAGGGCATGCAGCCAAAGCAGTCCATTCTGGATCACCTGTTAACCATAACACAGAAAAAGGCAGAGGGTGAGAAGAAAATGACAGATCTCCAGAGA CAGTTGGCAGTCATGGATGGGGTTCTGGCAGATCAGGGCAGTCCAACAGGCACGCCACCTGAACAAACCTCTTTGTCTCCTGAATCGGTTAGCCACACAGCCGAAAATGCTAAACCACTCATGAATGGCGCTGCAGTGGAGGAGGCTGAAATAGAGTTGGTGCCTACTGCAGGGAGCGAGAAGATGGAACCAGTAGCTATAGAAAATTGA
- the LOC120056565 gene encoding myotubularin-related protein 8-like isoform X2, with the protein MEHILTPKVEEVKLLDRYTAKKPAIGTLYLTATHLIFVETSCNTRKETWMLHHLIATVEKLPLTAMGCPLHISCKNFHVAHFVISSERDCQNVHQSLVRLSQPGKVEELYAFLYNPKQDDDERRNGWGFIDSAMDFKRMGLPNEFWEMTDLNKNYELCSTYHSELGIPKTASKGTVFGSAKFRSRGRIPTLSYYHKESNAAICRCSQPLSGLSGRCVEDEEMLQAISRANPKSTFMYVVDTRPKLNAMANRAAGKGYENEDNYSNIRFQFVGIENIHVMRNSLQKLLEVCAMKSPTMSDYLTGLENSGWLRHIKAVMDAGVFLAKALAEDKASVLVHCSDGWDRTAQVCSLASILLDPFYRTIKGLMVLIEKEWISMGHKFTQRCGHVDGDPKEVSPVFTQFIECLWNLMEQYPCGFEYNEKYLLEIHNHVYSCQFGNFIGNCQREREEMRLYERTFSVWPFLWENRHQYRNPLHKCSLGREVLRPSTLPLNFKFWCGMYNHFDKGMQPKQSILDHLLTITQKKAEGEKKMTDLQRLAVMDGVLADQGSPTGTPPEQTSLSPESVSHTAENAKPLMNGAAVEEAEIELVPTAGSEKMEPVAIEN; encoded by the exons ATGGAGCACATTTTAACGCCAAAG GTGGAAGAAGTGAAATTGTTGGATCGATACACTGCAAAGAAGCCAGCCATTGGCACTCTCTATCTAACAGCAACCCATCTAATCTTTGTGGAGACCTCCTGTAACACTCGCAAGGAAACCTGG ATGTTACACCATCTCATAGCCACAGTAGAGAAACTCCCTCTTACAGCCATGGGATGCCCACTTCACATTTCCTGCAAGAATTTCCATGTGGCTCACTTTGTCATTTCCAGTGAGAGGGACTGCCAAAATGTTCATCAGTCCCTGGTCAGACTCTCCCAACCAG GGAAAGTGGAAGAGTTGTATGCTTTTCTTTACAACCCAAAACAAGATGATGATGAGAGAAGAAATGGTTGGGGCTTTATTGACTCAGCCATGGATTTCAAAAGAATGGGATTGCCCAATGAGTTTTGGGAAATGACAGACCTCAACAAGAACTATGAG CTTTGCAGCACATATCACTCAGAACTGGGCATTCCTAAAACCGCAAGCAAGGGCACAGTCTTTGGGAGTGCCAAATTCAGGAGCAGGGGGCGCATTCCTACTCTCTCCTACTACCACAAGGAAAGTAAT GCTGCCATTTGCCGCTGTAGCCAGCCCCTGTCCGGGTTAAGTGGTCGATGTGTAGAAGATGAGGAGATGCTACAGGCAATCAGCCGGGCTAATCCCAAAAGCACCTTCATGTATGTGGTGGATACCAGGCCTAAG TTGAATGCCATGGCCAATAGAGCAGCAGGGAAGGGATACGAGAATGAGGACAACTACTCAAACATCCGCTTTCAGTTTGTGGGCATTGAGAATATCCATGTCATGAGGAACAGTCTGCAGAAGCTTCTGGAAG TGTGTGCTATGAAGTCTCCAACAATGAGTGACTACTTGACGGGATTGGAGAATTCTGGTTGGCTGCGTCACATCAAGGCTGTGATGGATGCTGGAGTATTTCTTGCTAAG GCTTTGGCTGAGGATAAGGCTAGTGTGCTTGTACACTGCTCAGATGGCTGGGATCGCACAGCCCAGGTGTGTTCTCTGGCCAGCATCCTCTTGGACCCCTTCTATCGTACCATTAAGGGACTCATG GTTTTGATAGAAAAAGAATGGATATCTATGGGTCATAAATTCACGCAAAG gtgTGGGCATGTGGATGGGGATCCCAAGGAGGTGTCCCCTGTATTCACCCAGTTCATTGAATGTCTTTGGAATCTCATGGAGCAGTACCCCTGTGGATTTGAGTACAACGAGAAGTACCTTTTGGAAATCCACAACCATGTTTACTCCTGCCAGTTTGGAAATTTCATTGGCAACTGccaaagagagcgagaggagatgCG ACTTTATGAGAGGACCTTCTCCGTTTGGCCGTTTCTCTGGGAGAACCGCCATCAGTACAGAAATCCTCTGCACAAATGCTCATTAGGGAGGGAGGTTCTGAGGCCAAGCACATTGCCGTTGAATTTCAA GTTTTGGTGTGGCATGTATAATCATTTTGACAAGGGCATGCAGCCAAAGCAGTCCATTCTGGATCACCTGTTAACCATAACACAGAAAAAGGCAGAGGGTGAGAAGAAAATGACAGATCTCCAGAGA TTGGCAGTCATGGATGGGGTTCTGGCAGATCAGGGCAGTCCAACAGGCACGCCACCTGAACAAACCTCTTTGTCTCCTGAATCGGTTAGCCACACAGCCGAAAATGCTAAACCACTCATGAATGGCGCTGCAGTGGAGGAGGCTGAAATAGAGTTGGTGCCTACTGCAGGGAGCGAGAAGATGGAACCAGTAGCTATAGAAAATTGA
- the asb12a gene encoding ankyrin repeat and SOCS box protein 12a, producing the protein MIQFKKILEEKDNGEGQLLHQAVSNNDDRLLDELLSQEKYRKFINCRSGWGIPRTPLRMAASKGHLRCLQVLLAHGAEVDCLDVKAQTPLFTAVCGKYFNCVLALLRAGANPNGSLYNNCSPVLTAAREGDVEILKQLLKHGAEVNSRSKVLLFTSSASVSSGPLYLSAVYGHLDCFKVLLLYGADPNYNCTDAKLLSKIKQPKTVLEMCLRHGCGVEYIQLLIDFGANVYLPTLIIEKSTKQNEAVELLLQERGFPKSLVSQCRLAIRAYLRKINRIQSIDHLEMPSSMINFLQYKSVPAIAMHL; encoded by the exons ATGATCCAGTTTAAAAAAATTCTAGAAGAAAAAGACAACGGTGAAGGTCAACTGCTCCATCAGGCAGTGTCCAACAATGATGACAGACTCCTTGATGAACTGCTCTCTCAAGAAAAGTACAGAAAGTTCATCAACTGTAGGAGCGGCTGGGGTATCCCAAGAACACCTTTACGAATGGCTGCATCTAAAGGTCATCTCAGGTGTCTGCAGGTTCTGCTGGCCCACGGAGCAGAGGTGGACTGTCTAGACGTGAAGGCTCAGACCCCACTTTTCACAGCTGTCTGTGGGAAATACTTCAACTGTGTTTTAGCCCTCCTCAGGGCAGGTGCTAACCCCAATGGCAGCTTGTATAACAACTGCTCTCCGGTCCTGACTGCAGCCAGGGAAGGGGATGTTGAGATTTTGAAGCAACTTCTTAAACATGGTGCTGAGGTCAACTCCAGATCCAAAGTCTTGCTGTTTACATCAAGTGCCAGTGTTTCTAGTGGTCCCCTCTATCTGTCTGCTGTGTATGGACACTTAGACTGCTTTAAAGTATTGCTTCTCTATGGGGCTGATCCAAATTACAACTGCACAGATGCAAAACTACTGAGTAAAATCAAGCAGCCTAAGACCGTGCTTGAAATGTGCCTCAGACATGGCTGTGGAGTGGAGTACATCCAACTTTTGATTGACTTTGGTGCAAATGTCTACCTCCCCACTCTCATCATAGAAAAGTCCACAAAGCAGAATGAGGCGGTGGAGCTGCTGCTGCAAGAAAGAG GTTTTCCCAAGTCCCTTGTATCACAGTGCCGACTTGCCATCCGAGCATACCTCAGGAAGATCAACAGAATCCAGTCCATTGACCATTTGGAAATGCCATCAAGCATGATAAACTTCTTGCAATATAAATCAGTCCCAGCAATTGCTATGCATCTCTGA